A genomic stretch from Anomalospiza imberbis isolate Cuckoo-Finch-1a 21T00152 chromosome 9, ASM3175350v1, whole genome shotgun sequence includes:
- the TMEM53 gene encoding transmembrane protein 53, which produces MGTRGLKGAVVELEPGQAREGSTDRGPAEGQPVVILLGWAGCQDKYLAKYSAIYSQKGCTVIRYTAPWRMIFFSETFGIRSLQTPARRLLELLFDYSVENRPVLFHVFSNGGVMLYRYIIEALHTHKPFQNLRVAGTIFDSAPGRRNLRGGLRALATVLVSMNVLLKYFLLFTFASTAVVLRILLYPLTRFIHESHYDALLKAPSRWPELYLYSQADLIIKASEVQLMASARQQLGVPVKAVDFSDSAHVSHMRVYPTYYCSLCTTFLSDCVGASPP; this is translated from the exons ATGGGCACCCGCGGGCTGAAGGGGGCCGTGGTGGAGCTGGAGCCGGGACAGGCCCGCG AAGGCAGTACAGACAGAGGGCCTGCCGAGGGCCAGCCCGTGGTGATCCTCCTAGGCTGGGCCGGCTGCCAGGACAAATACCTGGCCAAATACAGTGCAATCTACAGCCAGAAG GGGTGCACAGTCATCCGTTACACAGCTCCATGGAGGATGATATTCTTCTCTGAGACCTTTGGCATCAGATCCCTGCAGACCCCAGCCAGGCGACTCCTGGAGCTACTCTTTGACTACAGTGTTGAAAACAGACCGgttcttttccatgttttcagCAATGGTGGTGTCATGCTGTACCGTTACATCATCGAGGCGCTCCACACCCACAAGCCGTTTCAAAACCTCAGAGTAGCTGGCACCATTTTCGATAGCGCCCCTGGCAGAAGAAACTTGCGAGGAGGCCTTCGTGCCCTGGCAACTGTCCTGGTCTCCATGAACGTGCTGCTCAAGTATTTCCTGCTGTTCACTTTTGCCAGCACGGCCGTGGTGCTGCGGATCCTGCTGTACCCCCTGACCCGCTTCATCCACGAGAGCCATTACGACGCCCTGCTGAAAGCGCCCTCGCGCTGGCCCGAGCTCTACCTCTATTCCCAGGCCGATCTCATCATCAAGGCCAGCGAGGTTCAGCTCATGGCCAGTGCCCGGCAGCAGCTCGGTGTTCCTGTGAAAGCTGTGGACTTCTCGGATTCGGCTCACGTCAGCCACATGCGGGTGTACCCCACCTACTACTGCAGCCTCTGCACAACTTTCCTGTCTGACTGTGTCGGGGCCTCACCTCCTTAG